The proteins below come from a single Chryseobacterium bernardetii genomic window:
- a CDS encoding bacteriocin yields MKSKSPSKGKKLNKKELRSINGGLLMCLDPSLRCRQYHPKCAEDQCKPDLPLEPWN; encoded by the coding sequence ATGAAAAGTAAATCACCATCAAAAGGGAAAAAACTGAATAAAAAGGAGCTGCGGTCAATCAACGGAGGTCTTTTAATGTGCCTTGATCCTTCACTAAGATGCAGACAGTATCATCCCAAGTGTGCGGAGGATCAATGCAAACCAGACCTGCCACTGGAACCATGGAATTAA
- a CDS encoding bacteriocin has translation MKNQTSLKAKKLSKKELKTIAGGMLDCMPAQEICLPHMEPCQSNVDENGCAMISPYCGQKICRP, from the coding sequence ATGAAAAATCAAACTTCTCTAAAAGCAAAGAAACTGAGTAAAAAAGAATTAAAAACAATTGCAGGCGGTATGCTGGACTGTATGCCTGCCCAGGAAATCTGCCTGCCACACATGGAGCCATGCCAATCAAACGTTGATGAAAATGGCTGTGCCATGATTTCTCCTTATTGCGGGCAAAAAATATGCAGACCTTAA